In a single window of the Littorina saxatilis isolate snail1 linkage group LG3, US_GU_Lsax_2.0, whole genome shotgun sequence genome:
- the LOC138962473 gene encoding serine/threonine-protein kinase 40-like, with protein sequence MKRSSNEQGGEASTSTSRPSKFPRLRRVTPDSASKSTTSTSGSTSAVIAPSVSGNDHLDSQGVTASTSHHDRTNTSDHHQKVVQQIRPHVAKRGLKRAGPYLLGPRIGSSPVRSIVQVLARKEHTDEFYTLKILTLEDPEKETQDDRQGKMLMHTEFSLLSLLRDQDGVVHHHGLFKDEALEEQEVPEHPSKVDITGRVVRRLCLVLDCLLPHDFSAATSDYVNLQHYVIKEKKLTEKEAVVIFYDIVRIVDNLHKKNIVHRDLKLGNMVLNKETRRVTVTNFCLGKHLVSESDLLRDQRGSPAYISPDVLSGKPYRGKPSDMWALGVVLFTMVYGQFPFYDSSPQELFRKIKGAEYSIPHDGRVSDATKMVIRRLLQLDSQVRMTASQVLDALGTIIAQWRAMAYSGPLQVVPDIDDEDNDYKRSNSSDSTSSSASDNAAAPGMSDLETKLLHLQSDMLSEAPKVRTITKRKRELTPTTVTRLNTDAQRLSATEMHWYRHLAERTTPQ encoded by the exons ATGAAGAGATCATCAAATGAACAAGGCGGAGAAGCTTCCACCAGCACCAGTAGGCCGTCAAAATTCCCTAGGCTGCGGAGAGTGACTCCTGATTCCGCCTCAAAATCAACTACCAGTACCAGTGGGAGTACCAGTGCTGTAATAGCACCTTCAGTCTCAGGCAATGATCACTTGGACAGTCAAGGTGTCACTGCCAGTACAAGTCACCATGATAGGACAAATACCTCTGATCATCATCAAAAAGTGGTCCAACAAATCAGGCCTCATGTGGCCAAGCGAGGATTGAAGAGAGCTGGACCCTATCTTTTGG GTCCCAGGATTGGCTCCTCTCCAGTGCGCAGTATTGTCCAAGTGTTGGCCAGAAAAGAACACACAGATGAATTCTACACTTTGAAG ATTTTGACCCTGGAGGATCCAGAGAAAGAAACGCAGGATGACAGACAGGGCAAGATGTTGATGCACACAGAGTTTTCCCTGCTGTCTTTGTTACGAGACCAGGATGGCGTTGTGCACCACCATGGTCTTTTTAAG GATGAGGCCTTGGAGGAACAAGAAGTGCCAGAGCACCCATCCAAGGTGGACATCACTGGCCGTGTGGTCAGACGTCTGTGTTTGGTGCTGGACTGTCTGCTGCCCCACGACTTCAGCGCAGCCACGTCGGACTATGTCAACCTGCAACACTACGTCATCAAGGAGAAGAAGCTGACAGAGAAGGAGGCTGTGGTCATTTTCTATGACATTGTTCGCATTGTCGACAACTTGCACAAG AAAAACATTGTACACCGAGACTTGAAACTTGGCAACATGGTCCTGAACAAGGAGACCCGGCGAGTGACAGTGACCAACTTCTGTTTGGGAAAACACCTGGTGTCTGAGTCTGACCTGCTTCGGGACCAGAGAGGCAGCCCTGCTTACATCAGCCCAGATGTTCTTAGTG GTAAGCCGTACAGAGGTAAACCCAGTGACATGTGGGCCCTTGGCGTGGTCTTGTTCACCATGGTGTATGGGCAGTTTCCATTCTACGATAGCAGTCCTCAAGAGCTCTTCAGAAAAATCAAAGGGGCAGAATACTCCATTCCGCA CGATGGGCGAGTGTCTGATGCAACCAAAATGGTGATACGCCGACTGTTGCAGCTGGACTCTCAGGTGCGCATGACTGCCTCACAAGTTCTGGATGCTCTGGGGACCATTATTGCACAGTG GAGAGCCATGGCTTATTCGGGACCTCTGCAGGTTGTGCCTGACATTGACGATGAAGACAATGACTACAAACGCAGCAATAGCAGTGACAGTACAAGCAGCAGCGCTAGTGATAACGCAGCCGCACCTGGAATGAGTGACTTGGAGACCAAGCTCTTGCACCTTCAGTCAGACATGTTGTCAGAGGCTCCCAAAGTTCGCACCATCACCAAACGAAAGCGAGAGCTAACACCGACAACTGTGACCAGGCTAAACACAGATGCTCAGAGACTCTCAGCCACTGAGATGCATTGGTACAGGCACTTGGCTGAACGCACAACTCCTCAGTGA